One Pseudopipra pipra isolate bDixPip1 chromosome 26, bDixPip1.hap1, whole genome shotgun sequence DNA window includes the following coding sequences:
- the LOC135402928 gene encoding amine oxidase [copper-containing] 3-like — MNVKTVLILLGLALATIFALVCVLLTRGRAPSTCQHLPMEQEDTEDGQSLVFADLTPEEMAQVVRYLQGNLGVQLVDASRAKPSDNCIASVDLQVPAKAEVLRFLDGGGARPAREALAVLYFGNQPDPNVTEYVVGPLPTPAYHRDVTVQKYGGKVPYHRRPVTGKEYMDINTLIRRELKKAPQFLTTCCESDGTDLAILTTAPRGFKSGDRTTWFVLFHNVAGTGYYLSPVGLEVLVEHRDLHASRWQLRKVFYNGRYFASTEDLEQEFLAHTLEVVRLKKPQADAVLGSMRPRYPPDSLGPLQFEPQGPRYRVRGNRVTYQGWSITFGMNPNSGPRLFDIRYRGERIVYELSLQEALALYGSNCPGGMSTRYLDGSFGIGRFAYELVRGIDCPYTATYVDRHYLVESDTPKTNQNSLCIFEHDSALPLRRHFSDSQSFYYGGLRKNTLVIRTISTLVNYDYIWDFMFHGSGAVEVRVHATGYISTSFLHGQGTNYGNRVGPHTLGTMHFHHMHYKVDLDVNGQLNFLESQDMEYEIIKDPWSTQNTIERPYLRRKRLEREDEAAFPLNAPLPRYLSFASPNPNKWGHPRSYRIQIISFAGKHLPINSSMERSVSWGRYQLAVTQRKEEEPTSTSIYNQNDPWTPTVAFTDFINNETITNKDLVAWISVGFLHVPHAEDVPNTVAVGNSVGFFLRPYNYFNEDPSVDSPGSVYFSSEQDTRACGANPLACLPTAAACAPHLPPFHFGGFLNVSLAPPFGGV, encoded by the exons ATGAACGTGAAAACTGTGCTCATCCTCCTCGGTCTGGCGTTAGCCACGATATTCGCTTTGGTCTGCGTGTTGCTGACCAGAGGAAGGGCACCCAGCACCTGCCAGCACCTGCCCATGGAGCAGGAGGACACCGAGGATGGCCAGAGCCTGGTCTTTGCTGACCTGACACCTGAGGAGATGGCGCAAGTGGTGCGGTACCTGCAGGGAAACCTCGGGGTGCAGCTGGTTGATGCCTCGCGTGCCAAACCCTCGGACAACTGCATCGCCTCCGTGGATCTACAGGTCCCTgccaaggcagaggtgctgcgGTTCCTGGACGGCGGGGGGGCTCGTCCCGCCCGAGAGGCACTGGCTGTGCTGTACTTTGGGAACCAGCCAGACCCCAATGTCACCGAGTACGTGGTGGGTCCTCTGCCAACGCCGGCGTACCACCGGGATGTGACGGTGCAGAAGTACGGGGGGAAGGTGCCATACCACCGCAGACCTGTTACTGGCAAGGAGTACATGGATATCAACACCCTCATCCGGAGGGAGCTGAAAAAGGCGCCGCAATTCCTCACCACATGCTGCGAGTCTGACGGGACCGACCTGGCCATCCTCACCACGGCCCCACGGGGCTTCAAGTCTGGCGACCGCACAACCTGGTTTGTCCTTTTCCACAACGTGGCTGGCACTGGCTACTACCTGTCACCAgtggggctggaggtgctggtggagCACAGGGACCTCCACGCCTCCCGTTGGCAGCTGCGCAAAGTCTTCTACAACGGCCGGTACTTTGCCAGCACAGAGGATCTGGAGCAGGAGTTTCTGGCTCACACACTGGAGGTCGTCAGGCTCAAGAAGCCCCAGGCTGATGCAGTGCTGGGCTCAATGAGGCCTCGGTACCCACCCGACTCCCTGGGTCCGCTGCAGTTTGAGCCCCAGGGTCCCCGCTACAGAGTCAGGGGCAATCGCGTCACCTACCAGGGCTGGAGCATCACCTTTGGCATGAACCCCAACTCTGGTCCACGCCTCTTTGACATCAGGTACCGGGGGGAGAGGATTGTCTATGAGCTGAGTCTCCAGGAAGCCTTAGCCCTGTATGGCTCCAACTGCCCTGGGGGCATGTCCACCCGCTACCTTGACGGGAGCTTTGGCATCGGCAGGTTTGCCTACGAGCTGGTCCGGGGCATCGACTGCCCCTACACAGCGACCTATGTGGACCGGCACTACCTGGTAGAGTCAGATACTCCCAAGACCAACCAAAACTCACTCTGCATTTTTGAGCATGactctgccctccctctgcGGCGCCACTTCTCTGACTCGCAGTCCTTTTACTATGGTGGGCTGCGGAAAAACACGCTGGTCATCCGTACCATCTCCACGCTCGTCAACTACGACTACATCTGGGACTTCATGTTCCACGGCAGTGGGGCCGTGGAGGTCCGTGTGCATGCTACTGGCTACATTAGCACCTCCTTCCTCCATGGCCAAGGCACTAACTATGGCAACAGGGTTGGGCCCCACACGCTGGGAACGATGCACTTCCACCACATGCACTACAAGGTGGACCTCGATGTCAACG GGCAGCTGAACTTCCTGGAGAGCCAGGACATGGAGTATGAGATTATCAAAGATCCCTGGAGCACGCAGAACACCATCGAGCGTCCGTACCTCCGCAggaaaaggctggagagggaggatGAGGCAGCATTCCCGCTCAATGCCCCCCTACCCCGCTACCTCTCCTTTGCCAGCCCCAATCCCAACAAGTGGGGGCACCCACGCAGCTACCGGATCCAGATCATCAGCTTTGCTGGGAAGCACCTGCCCATCAACAGCTCCATGGAGCGGTCTGTCAGCTGGGGCAG gtaCCAGCTGGCTGTCACCCAGCGGAAGGAGGAGGAGcccaccagcaccagcatcTACAACCAGAATGACCCCTGGACGCCCACTGTTGCCTTCACCGACTTCATCAACAATGAGACCATCACCAACAAG GACCTGGTTGCCTGGATCTCCGTGGGGTTCCTGCATGTCCCCCATGCTGAAGATGTCCCCAACACGGTGGCCGTGGGGAACAGTGTTGGCTTTTTCCTGAGGCCCTACAACTACTTCAACGAGGACCCCTCAGTGGACTCACCTGGCAGTGTGTACTTCAGCAGTGAGCAGGACACCAGGGCATGCGGGGCCAACCCCCTCGCCTGCCTGCCCACCGCTGCTGCATGTGCCCCCCACCTTCCCCCCTTCCACTTTGGGGGCTTCCTCAACGTCAGCCTGGCACCACCATTTGGTGGGGTGTGA
- the BECN1 gene encoding beclin-1 isoform X2 — translation MEAARAGGGTAHVSFVCQRCLQPLKLDTSFKVLDRLTIQELTAPLVTAAPARPGDAHEEESALTEEAFTENRQDGVSRRFIPPARMMSTESANSFTLIGEASDGGTMENLSRRLKVTGDLFDIMSGQTDVDHPLCEECTDTLLDQLDTQLNITENECQNYKRCLEILEQMNEDDKEKLQTELKELALEEEQLIQELEDVEKNRKIVAEDFERVRAEAERLEQEEAQYQKEYCEFKRQQLELDDELKSVDNQMRYAQMQLDKLKKTNVFNATFHIWHSGQFGTINNFRLGRLPSVPVEWNEINAAWGQTVLLLHALANKMGLKFQRYRLVPYGNHSYLESLTDKSKELPLYCSGGLRFFWDNKFDHAMVAFLDCVQQFKEEVEKGETRFCLPYRMDVEKGKIEDTGGSGGSYSIKTQFNSEEQWTKALKFMLTNLKWGLAWVSSQFYNK, via the exons ATGGAGGCagcgcgggcgggcggcggcacCGCGCACGTCAGCTTCGTGTGCCAGCGCTGCCTCCAGCCGCTCAAGCTCGACACCTCCTTCAAGGTCCTCGACCGCCTCACCATCCAGGAGCTCACCG CCCCGCTGGTGACTGCCGCCCCTGCCCGGCCCGGGGACGCGCACGAAGAGGAGAGCGCCCTGACGGAG GAAGCCTTCACGGAGAATCGGCAGGATGGCGTTTCCAGGAGGTTCATCCCGCCAGCCAG AATGATGTCAACAGAAAGTGCCAACAGTTTCACCCTGATCGGGGAGGCATCGGATGGCGGCACCATGGAAAACCTCAGCCGGAGACTGAAG GTCACCGGCGACCTCTTTGACATCATGTCTGGGCAGACAGACGTGGATCACCCCCTGTGCGAGGAGTGCACAGACACCCTGCTGGACCAGCTGGACACACAGCTCAACATCACGGAGAACGAGTGCCAGAACTACAA GAGATGTTTGGAGATACTGGAACAGATGAACGAGGATGATAAGGAGAAACTACAGACAGAACTGAAAGAACTGGCGCtggaggaagagcagctgattCAGGAGCTGGAGGACGTGGAGAAGAACCGCAAGATTGTAGCTGAGGACTTCGAGAGAGTCAGGGCAGAGGCCGAGCGGCTGGAGCAGGAAGAGGCTCA GTATCAGAAGGAATACTGTGAGTTcaagaggcagcagctggagctggatgaCGAGCTGAAAAGTGTGGACAACCAAATGCGCTATGCCCAGATGCAGTTGgacaaattaaagaaaaccaaTGTGTTCAATGCGACCTTTCATATCTG GCACAGCGGGCAGTTTGGCACAATAAACAACTTCAGGCTTGGCCGCCTCCCCAGCGTTCCTGTGGAATGGAATGAGATCAACGCTGCCTGGGGCcagacagtgctgctgctgcacgcCCTGGCCAACAAAATGGGCCTGAAGTTTCAGAG ATACCGTCTTGTCCCCTATGGCAACCACTCGTATTTGGAGTCCCTCACGGATAAATCCAAG GAGCTCCCCTTGTACTGCTCTGGAGGCCTGAGGTTCTTCTGGGACAATAAGTTTGACCACGCCATGGTGGCGTTCCTGGACTGTGTGCAGCAGTTTAAAGAGGAAGTGGAAAAAGGTGAAACTCGGTTTTGTTTGCCTTACAG GATGGACgtggagaaaggaaagattGAAGACACAGGTGGCAGTGGTGGCTCTTACTCAATTAAAACACAATTTAACTCTGAGGAGCAATGGACAAAAGCACTAAAATTCATGTTAACTAACCTGAAATGGGGCCTTGCCTGGGTCTCATCCCAATTCTATAACAAGTAA
- the PSME3 gene encoding proteasome activator complex subunit 3, whose product MASLLKVDPEVKLKVDSFRERITSEAEDLVANFFPKKLLELDGFLKEPILNIHDLTQIHSDMNLPVPDPILLTNSHDGLDGPNMKKRKLEDHEETFQGTKVFVMPNGMLKSNQQLVDIIEKVKPEIRLLIEKCNTVKMWVQLLIPRIEDGNNFGVSIQEETVAELRTVESEAASYLDQISRYYITRAKLVSKIAKYPHVEDYRRTVTEIDEKEYISLRLIISELRNQYVTLHDMILKNIEKIKRPRSSNAETLY is encoded by the exons ATGGCCTCGCTGCTCAAGGTGGACCCGGAGGTGAAGCTCAAG GTTGACTCTTTCAGGGAGCGGATCACGAGTGAG gCTGAAGACCTCGTAGCAAACTTTTTCCCAAAGAAGCTGTTAGAACTCGATGGGTTCCTTAAG GAGCCCATCCTGAATATTCATGATCTTACTCAGATCCATTCGGATATGAACCTCCCAGTGCCTGACCCAATTCTTCTCACCAACAGCCATGATGGACTGGATGGG CCAAATATGAAAAAGAGGAAGCTGGAAGACCATGAAGAGACCTTTCAGG gtaCCAAAGTGTTCGTGATGCCCAATGGGATGCTGAAAAGCAACCAGCAGCTGGTGGACATCATCGAGAAAGTGAAGCCAGAAATCAGGCTGCTCATCGAGAAGTGCAATACG GTCAAAATGTGGGTGCAGCTTCTCATCCCCAGGATAGAGGATGGGAACAACTTTGGTGTTTCTATTCAG GAGGAAACAGTCGCTGAGCTTCGGACTGTGGAGAGTGAGGCAGCGTCCTACCTGGACCAGATTTCTAG ATACTATATCACAAGAGCAAAGTTGGTTTCCAAAATAGCCAAGTACCCTCATGTG GAGGACTATCGCCGCACCGTGACGGAGATCGACGAGAAGGAGTACATTAGTCTGCGCCTGATCATTTCAGAGCTGAGGAATCAATAT GTCACTTTGCATGACATGATCCTTAAAAACATTGAGAAGATCAAGAGGCCTCGGAGCAGCAATGCTGAGACCCTCTATTAA
- the LOC135402954 gene encoding amine oxidase [copper-containing] 3-like — protein sequence MNPKLPYVLLAGAAVIIFILSCMLLSRGRRSPSCESQPNTVEKTRSVSQSLVFADLTPEEMAQVVQYLQGNLGVQLVDASRAKPSDNCIASVDLQVPAKAEVLRFLDGGGARPAREALAVLYFGNQPDPNVTEYVVGPLPTPVYHRDVTVQKYGGKVPYHRRPMLGSEYKQVATFLEIVAFAAAPSFLQEVLEYDSTSVAFQTTAPHGFQSGDRKSWFILFQNVSGFFLHPVGLEVLVDHSSLDVSRWAVSRVFYNGQYYRDMVQLESAYVQGRISVEKVRKAPRDGDFSSMKPRAPSAALFPLQYEPQGPRYSIRKNLVLFQAWSFAFGMSVSTGLRLFDIRHKGERVAYEMSVQEALSVYGSNCPGGMSTRYMDGSFGLGRYTSPLVRGVDCPYLATYLDVHYLANSQVPRSTKNALCIFEQNLGSPLRRHYSNLESLYYGGLVNSALVVRSIATVGNYDYVWDFIFYQNGAIEGKVQATGYPSSSFLHGDGLRYGNRLWEHTLGMIRTHSFNYKVDLDVGGLKNSLVAHDMAFEMTRAPWSPEQQIERPRLTKKVLDTEDQAAFRLQSKMPRYIYFAANSKNKWGHQRGYRIQITSFAGDHIPEASSMERAISWARYQLAVTRRKEEEPTSTSIYNQNDPWTPTVAFADFINNETITNEDLVAWITTGFLHIPHSEDIPNTVTVGNSVGFLLRPYNYYDLDPSIYSHDGVFFTNEQDFMACEINPLACLPKTASCLPNFPPFTYDGFQNMSRL from the exons ATGAACCCCAAACTTCCCTATGTTCTCCTAGCTGGGGCTGCAGTGATAATCTTCATTCTCTCCTGCATGCTGCTGAGCAGGGGCAGGCGATCGCCTAGCTGTGAATCCCAGCCCAACACTGTGGAGAAGACAAGATCCGTGAGCCAGAGCCTGGTCTTTGCTGACCTGACACCTGAGGAGATGGCGCAAGTGGTGCAGTATCTGCAGGGAAACCTCGGGGTGCAGCTGGTTGATGCCTCGCGTGCCAAACCCTCGGACAACTGCATCGCCTCCGTGGatctgcaggtccctgccaaggcagaggtgctgcgGTTCCTGGACGGCGGGGGGGCTCGTCCCGCCCGAGAGGCACTGGCTGTGCTGTACTTTGGGAACCAGCCAGACCCCAATGTCACCGAGTACGTGGTGGGTCCTCTGCCAACGCCGGTGTACCACCGAGATGTGACGGTGCAGAAGTACGGGGGGAAGGTGCCATACCACCGCAGACCAATGCTGGGCAGTGAGTACAAGCAGGTGGCAACATTCTTGGAGATAGTGGCATTTGCTGCAGCACCAAGCTTCCTGCAAGAAGTCTTGGAGTATGACAGCACCAGTGTGGCATTTCAGACCACAGCCCCTCACGGGTTCCAGTCTGGAGACCGTAAGTCCTGGTTCATCCTGTTTCAGAACGTGAGTGGATTCTTCTTGCACCCGgtggggctggaggtgctggtggatCACAGCAGCCTGGACGTCTCCCGGTGGGCGGTGAGCAGGGTCTTCTACAATGGGCAGTACTACAGGGACATGGTTCAGCTGGAGAGTGCCTACGTGCAGGGCCGTATCAGCGTGGAGAAGGTGAGGAAGGCACCACGGGATGGGGACTTCTCCTCCATGAAGCCCCGAGCGCCTTCAGCTGCACTGTTCCCACTGCAGTATGAGCCCCAGGGTCCTCGCTACAGCATCAGGAAGAACCTGGTCCTCTTCCAGGCGTGGAGCTTTGCCTTTGGGATGAGCGTGAGCACAGGCCTGCGCCTGTTTGACATCCGACACAAGGGGGAGAGGGTTGCCTATGAAATGAGTGTGCAAGAGGCGCTGTCCGTGTACGGCTCCAACTGCCCGGGAGGGATGTCCACGCGGTACATGGACGGGAGCTTTGGCCTGGGGCGCTACACCTCCCCCTTGGTGCGAGGGGTCGACTGCCCATATTTAGCAACCTACCTGGATGTGCACTACCTTGCTAATTCCCAGGTCCCTAGAAGTACTAAAAATGCCCTCTGCATCTTTGAGCAGAACCTGGGCTCCCCTCTGAGGCGCCACTACTCCAACTTGGAGTCGCTCTACTACGGGGGGCTGGTCAACTCTGCTCTGGTCGTTCGCTCCATTGCCACCGTGGGCAACTATGACTATGTGTGGGACTTCATCTTCTACCAGAACGGGGCCATTGAAGGCAAGGTCCAGGCCACAGGGTACCCGAGCTCATCCTTTCTTCATGGGGATGGCCTGAGATATGGCAATAGGCTTTGGGAACACACTCTGGGTATGATACGTACTCATTCCTTCAACTATAAGGTGGATTTGGACGTAGGAG gGTTGAAAAACTCCCTGGTGGCCCATGACATGGCATTTGAGATGACACGGGCTCCCTggagcccagagcagcagatAGAGCGGCCACGACTCACCAAGAAAGTCCTGGACACAGAGGACCAGGCTGCCTTCCGACTCCAGTCAAAGATGCCCAGATACATCTACTTTGCAGCCAACAGCAAAAACAAGTGGGGCCACCAGCGTGGTTACAGGATCCAGATCACCAGTTTTGCAGGGGACCACATCCCCGAAGCCAGCTCCATGGAGAGGGCCATCAGCTGGGCAAG GTACCAGCTGGCAGTCACCCGGCGGAAGGAGGAGGAGcccaccagcaccagcatcTACAACCAGAATGACCCCTGGACACCCACCGTCGCCTTCGCTGACTTCATCAACAACGAGACCATCACCAACGAG GACCTGGTTGCCTGGATAACCACTGGATTCCTTCACATCCCACACTCTGAGGATATTCCCAACACTGTGACTGTGGGAAACTCGGTTGGTTTTCTCCTGAGACCCTACAACTACTACGACCTGGACCCCTCTATATACTCCCATGATGGTGTGTTTTTCACCAATGAGCAGGACTTCATGGCATGTGAAATCAACCCTCTGGCCTGCCTGCCCAAAACTGCCTCTTGTTTGCCAAACTTTCCCCCATTCACCTATGATGGTTTTCAAAACATGAGCAGGCTTTAG
- the BECN1 gene encoding beclin-1 isoform X1: MEAARAGGGTAHVSFVCQRCLQPLKLDTSFKVLDRLTIQELTAPLVTAAPARPGDAHEEESALTEVRRGRARRGAAAAPPGPPVTVPPCPQEAFTENRQDGVSRRFIPPARMMSTESANSFTLIGEASDGGTMENLSRRLKVTGDLFDIMSGQTDVDHPLCEECTDTLLDQLDTQLNITENECQNYKRCLEILEQMNEDDKEKLQTELKELALEEEQLIQELEDVEKNRKIVAEDFERVRAEAERLEQEEAQYQKEYCEFKRQQLELDDELKSVDNQMRYAQMQLDKLKKTNVFNATFHIWHSGQFGTINNFRLGRLPSVPVEWNEINAAWGQTVLLLHALANKMGLKFQRYRLVPYGNHSYLESLTDKSKELPLYCSGGLRFFWDNKFDHAMVAFLDCVQQFKEEVEKGETRFCLPYRMDVEKGKIEDTGGSGGSYSIKTQFNSEEQWTKALKFMLTNLKWGLAWVSSQFYNK; encoded by the exons ATGGAGGCagcgcgggcgggcggcggcacCGCGCACGTCAGCTTCGTGTGCCAGCGCTGCCTCCAGCCGCTCAAGCTCGACACCTCCTTCAAGGTCCTCGACCGCCTCACCATCCAGGAGCTCACCG CCCCGCTGGTGACTGCCGCCCCTGCCCGGCCCGGGGACGCGCACGAAGAGGAGAGCGCCCTGACGGAGGTACGGCGGGGTCGGGcgcggcggggcgcggcggcggctccgccgGGCCCCCCGGTGACGGTGCCCCCTTGCCCCCAGGAAGCCTTCACGGAGAATCGGCAGGATGGCGTTTCCAGGAGGTTCATCCCGCCAGCCAG AATGATGTCAACAGAAAGTGCCAACAGTTTCACCCTGATCGGGGAGGCATCGGATGGCGGCACCATGGAAAACCTCAGCCGGAGACTGAAG GTCACCGGCGACCTCTTTGACATCATGTCTGGGCAGACAGACGTGGATCACCCCCTGTGCGAGGAGTGCACAGACACCCTGCTGGACCAGCTGGACACACAGCTCAACATCACGGAGAACGAGTGCCAGAACTACAA GAGATGTTTGGAGATACTGGAACAGATGAACGAGGATGATAAGGAGAAACTACAGACAGAACTGAAAGAACTGGCGCtggaggaagagcagctgattCAGGAGCTGGAGGACGTGGAGAAGAACCGCAAGATTGTAGCTGAGGACTTCGAGAGAGTCAGGGCAGAGGCCGAGCGGCTGGAGCAGGAAGAGGCTCA GTATCAGAAGGAATACTGTGAGTTcaagaggcagcagctggagctggatgaCGAGCTGAAAAGTGTGGACAACCAAATGCGCTATGCCCAGATGCAGTTGgacaaattaaagaaaaccaaTGTGTTCAATGCGACCTTTCATATCTG GCACAGCGGGCAGTTTGGCACAATAAACAACTTCAGGCTTGGCCGCCTCCCCAGCGTTCCTGTGGAATGGAATGAGATCAACGCTGCCTGGGGCcagacagtgctgctgctgcacgcCCTGGCCAACAAAATGGGCCTGAAGTTTCAGAG ATACCGTCTTGTCCCCTATGGCAACCACTCGTATTTGGAGTCCCTCACGGATAAATCCAAG GAGCTCCCCTTGTACTGCTCTGGAGGCCTGAGGTTCTTCTGGGACAATAAGTTTGACCACGCCATGGTGGCGTTCCTGGACTGTGTGCAGCAGTTTAAAGAGGAAGTGGAAAAAGGTGAAACTCGGTTTTGTTTGCCTTACAG GATGGACgtggagaaaggaaagattGAAGACACAGGTGGCAGTGGTGGCTCTTACTCAATTAAAACACAATTTAACTCTGAGGAGCAATGGACAAAAGCACTAAAATTCATGTTAACTAACCTGAAATGGGGCCTTGCCTGGGTCTCATCCCAATTCTATAACAAGTAA
- the LOC135402930 gene encoding amine oxidase [copper-containing] 3-like, whose protein sequence is MNVKTVLILLGLALATIFALVCMLLTRGRAPSTCQHLPVEQEDTEDGQSLVFADLTPEEMAQVVRYLQGNLGVQLVDASRAKPSDNCIASVDLQVPAKAEVLQFLDGGGARPAREALAVLYFGNQPDPNVTEYVVGPLPTPAYHRDVTVQKYGGKVPYHRRPTLAVEYRQLGGFLKGQVFPSAPAFMRQVMGYDGASLAVVTAAPRGFQSGDRITWFVLFQNVSGFFLHPVGLEVLVDHSSLDVSRWAVSRVFYNGQYYRDMAQLESAYVQGHISVEKVRKAPRDGGFSSMKPRAPSAALFPLQYEPQGPRYSIRKNLVLFQAWSFAFGMSVSTGLRLFDIRHKGERVAYEMSVQEALSVYGSNCPGGMSTRYMDGSFGLGRYTSPLVQGVDCPYLATYLDVHYLANSQVPRSTKNALCIFEQNLGSPLRRHYSNLESLYYGGLVNSALVVRSIATVGNYDYVWDFIFYQNGAIEGKVQATGYPSSSFLHGDGLRYGNRLWEHTLGTIHTHFINYKVDLDVGGRSGSSFNAFSCTDKPQCFGVCLLLCRVPNN, encoded by the coding sequence ATGAACGTGAAAACTGTGCTCATCCTCCTCGGTCTGGCGTTAGCCACGATATTCGCTTTGGTCTGCATGTTGCTGACCAGAGGAAGGGCACCCAGCACCTGCCAGCACCTGCCCGTGGAGCAGGAGGACACGGAGGATGGCCAGAGCCTGGTCTTTGCTGACCTGACACCCGAGGAGATGGCGCAAGTGGTGCGGTACCTGCAGGGAAACCTCGGGGTGCAGCTGGTTGATGCCTCGCGTGCCAAACCCTCGGACAACTGCATCGCCTCCGTGGatctgcaggtccctgccaaggcagaggtgctgcagtTCCTGGACGGCGGGGGGGCTCGTCCCGCCCGAGAGGCACTGGCTGTGCTGTACTTTGGGAACCAGCCAGACCCCAATGTCACCGAGTACGTGGTGGGTCCTCTGCCAACGCCGGCGTACCACCGGGATGTGACAGTGCAGAAGTACGGGGGGAAGGTGCCATACCACCGCAGACCGACGCTGGCTGTTGAATACAGGCAGCTTGGAGGGTTTTTAAAGGGCCAAGTgttcccctcagctccagctttCATGCGACAAGTAATGGGCTATGATGGAGCCAGTCTTGCAGTCGTGACAGCTGCTCCCCGTGGATTCCAGTCTGGAGATCGGATCACCTGGTTCGTTTTGTTTCAGAACGTGAGTGGATTCTTCTTGCACCCGgtggggctggaggtgctggtggatCACAGCAGCCTGGATGTCTCCCGGTGGGCGGTGAGCAGGGTCTTCTACAATGGGCAGTACTACAGGGACATGGCTCAGCTGGAGAGTGCCTACGTGCAGGGACATATCAGCGTGGAGAAGGTGAGGAAGGCACCACGGGATGGGGGCTTCTCCTCCATGAAGCCCCGAGCGCCTTCGGCTGCACTGTTCCCACTGCAGTATGAGCCCCAGGGTCCTCGCTACAGCATCAGGAAGAACCTGGTCCTCTTCCAGGCATGGAGCTTTGCCTTTGGGATGAGCGTGAGCACGGGCCTGCGCCTGTTTGACATCCGACACAAGGGGGAGAGGGTTGCCTATGAAATGAGTGTGCAAGAGGCGCTGTCCGTGTACGGCTCCAACTGCCCGGGAGGGATGTCCACGCGGTACATGGACGGGAGCTTTGGCCTGGGGCGCTACACCTCCCCCTTGGTGCAAGGGGTCGACTGCCCATATTTAGCAACCTACCTGGATGTGCACTACCTTGCTAATTCCCAGGTCCCTAGAAGTACTAAAAATGCCCTCTGCATCTTTGAGCAGAACCTGGGCTCCCCTCTGAGGCGCCACTACTCCAACTTGGAGTCGCTCTACTACGGGGGGCTGGTCAACTCTGCTCTGGTCGTTCGCTCCATTGCCACCGTGGGCAACTATGACTATGTGTGGGACTTCATCTTCTACCAGAACGGGGCCATTGAAGGCAAGGTCCAGGCCACAGGGTACCCGAGCTCATCCTTTCTTCATGGGGATGGCCTGAGATATGGCAATAGGCTTTGGGAACACACTCTGGGTACGATACACACCCATTTCATCAACTATAAGGTGGACTTGGATGTAGGAGGTAGGTCTGGATCTTCTTTTAATGCCTTCAGTTGTACTGATAAACCCCAGTGCTTTGGGGTTTGCCTCCTTCTCTGTAGAGTCCCTAATAACTGA